A single region of the Armatimonadota bacterium genome encodes:
- a CDS encoding type III pantothenate kinase, whose product MLLAIDAGNTQIVFGARVEDGWRSFRIATRPQATEDELAAVLLNVLKLGGIDQFPTGIVIASVVPPLNETFSRLAAKWLGCKPLFVTHDLPLGITIAYDPPSAVGADRLANAVAAESLVGSPAIVVDFGTAVTLDVVSSQKEYLGGSILPGIYLALESLAGKTSKLPAIDLSEESPQAIGKTTPESLRSGVLLGTAGAVESLIGRIKLELGGDAAVVATGGLATRIAGLCPSIHRVEPHLTLDGLRIIHNRMKHGEN is encoded by the coding sequence TTGTTGCTGGCGATCGATGCGGGCAACACTCAGATCGTCTTTGGCGCTCGCGTCGAGGACGGCTGGCGCTCGTTCCGCATCGCCACTCGCCCGCAAGCGACCGAAGACGAACTGGCCGCCGTCTTGCTCAACGTGCTCAAACTGGGAGGCATCGATCAGTTTCCCACCGGCATCGTCATTGCGAGCGTCGTGCCTCCTCTTAACGAGACTTTTTCCCGCTTGGCGGCCAAATGGCTGGGTTGCAAGCCGCTCTTTGTAACGCACGACCTGCCGTTGGGGATCACAATTGCTTACGATCCGCCTAGCGCGGTCGGCGCCGACCGTCTGGCCAACGCCGTAGCGGCAGAGAGCCTTGTCGGTTCTCCCGCGATCGTGGTCGACTTTGGCACCGCCGTTACGCTCGATGTCGTTTCGTCTCAAAAGGAGTACTTGGGCGGCTCGATCCTCCCGGGCATCTACTTGGCATTGGAGTCTCTAGCGGGCAAAACATCCAAACTGCCCGCTATCGATCTTTCGGAAGAATCCCCCCAAGCGATCGGCAAGACGACGCCCGAAAGCCTGCGCAGCGGCGTGCTCCTAGGCACGGCCGGAGCCGTCGAGTCGCTAATCGGTCGGATAAAGTTAGAATTGGGCGGCGACGCGGCTGTGGTCGCCACGGGCGGCTTGGCGACACGGATTGCGGGTCTATGCCCCTCGATTCATCGCGTCGAGCCGCATCTGACGCTGGACGGTCTCAGAATCATCCACAATCGTATGAAGCACGGAGAGAACTGA
- the mrdA gene encoding penicillin-binding protein 2: MARASLFFGLIVVALLILWLRLWYLQIAQGEQLELKAQSARTRFVRIAPPRGAIVDRNGLPLATNKPLVFVVSVVPDEAKRNPDHLHLIANLLNLDFAKLKADVESPHVNPFAPVIIASGLSYQQAVPVFEAQHRFPELRVWMDSPRSYPLGSSAAHLIGYVGQVSPDELKRYAALSEDADSDGNLPIARYDGGDLVGKIGVEHRYELRLHGQPGGERVEVTPKGRHARVLETIESERGERLALTIDANLQQLAYQLLVDKKVRGALVAIDPRNGQVIALTSRPAYNPNLFVGRIPADLWNSLTNDKSAPLQHRAIQSAYAPGSIYKMVTAMSVLETGLMSPRNTVTCRGGTQLGTRFFKCHATHGTVNMLGAIAHSCDSYFYEAARRAGPNRLAEYSRMFGLGVPTGIDLPHEGKGLVPDEEWKRKRYKQAWYGGDTFNYGIGQGFLQTTPIQMAQMTCVVANRGFAYAPRLLLEAEPQIAIKPFGQSAHWELVHRGMVSVVSSGTARSVTLPGIQVAGKTGSAEFRKGGKTHSWFVAYAPADKPEIALVVMAEEAGHGGTIAAPIAKAWLEAYFKDKRKAAGARTATPANAL; this comes from the coding sequence ATGGCGCGCGCCAGTCTCTTCTTTGGGCTGATCGTCGTCGCGCTGCTGATCTTGTGGCTACGGCTTTGGTATCTACAAATCGCCCAAGGCGAGCAGCTGGAACTGAAGGCGCAGAGCGCTCGCACTCGTTTTGTGCGAATTGCACCTCCGCGTGGAGCGATCGTCGATCGTAACGGTCTCCCCTTAGCCACCAACAAGCCGTTGGTCTTCGTTGTGTCCGTAGTGCCCGACGAGGCCAAGCGCAATCCCGACCACCTCCATCTGATCGCCAATCTGCTGAATCTTGACTTCGCTAAGCTTAAGGCAGATGTGGAATCGCCGCACGTCAATCCCTTCGCCCCTGTGATTATTGCCAGCGGTCTGAGCTATCAGCAAGCCGTGCCCGTTTTCGAGGCGCAGCATCGCTTTCCCGAGCTTCGAGTCTGGATGGACTCGCCTCGATCTTATCCTCTTGGCTCCTCGGCCGCTCATCTCATCGGCTATGTCGGTCAGGTTTCGCCGGACGAGTTGAAGCGATATGCCGCCCTGTCGGAGGACGCAGACTCCGACGGCAACCTGCCCATCGCCCGGTACGATGGCGGCGATTTGGTCGGCAAGATCGGCGTCGAGCATCGATACGAACTGCGCCTGCATGGCCAGCCCGGCGGCGAGCGTGTAGAAGTTACGCCCAAGGGCCGACACGCAAGAGTGCTGGAAACGATCGAGAGCGAACGAGGCGAGCGCCTGGCCCTTACGATCGACGCCAACCTCCAGCAGTTGGCGTACCAATTGCTCGTTGACAAGAAGGTTCGCGGCGCTCTCGTCGCCATCGACCCCAGGAACGGCCAAGTCATTGCTCTGACAAGCCGCCCAGCCTACAATCCCAACCTCTTTGTCGGACGGATTCCCGCCGACCTTTGGAACTCTCTGACGAACGATAAGAGCGCGCCTCTGCAGCACCGCGCCATACAGTCGGCTTACGCGCCGGGTTCGATCTACAAGATGGTTACCGCCATGAGCGTGCTGGAGACAGGGCTGATGAGCCCGCGCAACACGGTTACTTGTCGCGGAGGCACGCAATTGGGCACAAGATTCTTTAAGTGCCACGCTACTCACGGCACGGTCAATATGTTGGGAGCGATCGCTCACTCTTGCGACAGCTACTTCTACGAGGCCGCTCGCCGCGCAGGCCCTAACCGCCTGGCCGAGTACAGTCGGATGTTCGGCCTCGGCGTTCCCACTGGGATCGACCTGCCTCACGAAGGCAAGGGCTTAGTGCCCGATGAGGAGTGGAAGCGCAAGCGATACAAGCAGGCTTGGTACGGCGGGGACACCTTCAACTACGGAATCGGACAAGGCTTTCTTCAAACGACGCCGATCCAGATGGCGCAGATGACCTGCGTTGTGGCCAACCGCGGTTTTGCCTATGCGCCAAGATTGTTGCTGGAGGCAGAACCACAAATCGCCATCAAACCGTTTGGCCAATCCGCTCACTGGGAATTAGTCCATAGGGGCATGGTCTCGGTCGTTTCATCGGGCACTGCGCGCAGCGTAACTCTCCCGGGCATCCAAGTCGCAGGCAAAACAGGATCGGCCGAGTTTAGAAAGGGCGGCAAGACCCATAGTTGGTTCGTGGCTTATGCGCCGGCCGACAAACCAGAGATCGCTCTGGTCGTTATGGCCGAAGAAGCCGGACACGGGGGGACCATCGCCGCGCCGATTGCCAAGGCGTGGCTAGAGGCTTATTTTAAGGACAAAAGAAAAGCGGCGGGCGCCAGAACTGCAACGCCCGCCAACGCGCTTTAG
- a CDS encoding aldehyde dehydrogenase family protein yields the protein MSAATAHTQSADWTYAPAPESSDIVRILPEYDLYIGGKRAKPQSGRRFETVNPANEKTLSHVAEANEADVDLAVNAARKALSPWNRLKPAERGKYLYRIARIIQERSREFAVLESMDGGKPIRESRDVDVPLAAAHFFYHAGWTDKLEYAFHGRQASPIGVVGQIIPWNFPLLMAAWKIAPALACGNTVVIKPAETTPLTVLLLCEVFEQADLPPGVVNVITGAGATGAALVNHPDIDKIAFTGSTEVGRNIQKALAGTGKRLTLELGGKAANVIFEDADIDQAVEGIVNGIYFNQGHVCCAGSRLLVEESIVDTVVRKLSRRIELLRIGDPLDKNTDVGAINSLAQLQRIRSMVDKGVEEGAMFHESNCPLPDKGYWFRPSFFTNVSMSCSIARDEIFGPVLAIMTFRTPDEAVKLANNTRYGLSAGVWTEKGSKYLAFAKKMRAGVVWSNTYNRFDPTSPFGGFKESGFGREGGLHGLEAYVNLH from the coding sequence ATGAGCGCGGCCACAGCCCATACTCAAAGCGCGGACTGGACCTATGCTCCAGCCCCCGAATCAAGCGACATCGTTCGCATCTTGCCCGAGTACGACCTGTACATTGGCGGCAAGCGGGCCAAGCCCCAATCGGGCCGACGATTTGAAACGGTCAACCCGGCCAACGAGAAGACGCTCAGCCATGTTGCCGAAGCCAATGAAGCCGATGTCGATCTCGCCGTCAACGCTGCGCGGAAGGCCCTTTCGCCTTGGAACCGACTTAAACCCGCCGAAAGAGGCAAATACCTTTACCGCATCGCTCGCATCATTCAAGAGCGGTCGCGCGAGTTCGCCGTCTTGGAGAGCATGGACGGCGGCAAACCGATCCGAGAATCGCGGGATGTCGATGTCCCATTGGCCGCGGCGCACTTCTTCTATCATGCGGGATGGACCGATAAGCTGGAATACGCCTTTCACGGACGCCAAGCCTCGCCGATCGGGGTCGTCGGCCAGATTATTCCTTGGAACTTTCCGCTGTTAATGGCTGCTTGGAAGATCGCCCCCGCGCTGGCGTGCGGCAACACGGTCGTGATCAAACCCGCCGAGACGACGCCGCTCACGGTCTTGCTCCTGTGCGAAGTGTTCGAACAGGCAGACCTCCCACCAGGCGTTGTCAACGTGATCACAGGCGCAGGCGCTACCGGCGCGGCTTTGGTCAATCATCCCGATATCGATAAGATCGCCTTTACCGGCAGCACAGAGGTCGGTCGCAACATTCAAAAAGCCTTGGCAGGCACAGGCAAGCGTTTGACGTTAGAACTTGGCGGTAAGGCCGCAAACGTCATCTTCGAGGACGCGGACATCGACCAAGCGGTAGAGGGCATCGTCAACGGCATTTACTTCAATCAGGGCCACGTCTGTTGCGCAGGCAGCCGCCTTTTGGTCGAAGAGAGCATTGTCGATACGGTCGTTCGAAAACTGAGCCGACGCATCGAATTGTTGCGCATTGGCGATCCGCTGGACAAGAACACCGATGTCGGCGCCATCAATTCGCTGGCGCAGCTCCAACGCATCCGATCCATGGTGGATAAAGGCGTCGAAGAGGGCGCAATGTTCCACGAATCGAACTGCCCGCTGCCCGACAAGGGCTACTGGTTCCGACCGTCGTTCTTTACCAATGTTTCAATGAGTTGCTCGATCGCCCGAGACGAGATTTTTGGCCCTGTGCTGGCCATCATGACCTTTAGGACGCCCGACGAAGCGGTCAAACTGGCCAACAACACTCGTTACGGCCTCTCCGCCGGCGTTTGGACGGAAAAAGGCTCCAAGTATCTTGCCTTTGCCAAGAAAATGAGAGCGGGCGTCGTCTGGAGCAACACTTACAACCGATTCGATCCGACCAGCCCCTTTGGCGGCTTCAAAGAGAGCGGCTTTGGTCGAGAAGGCGGCCTGCACGGCCTCGAAGCGTACGTCAACTTACATTAG
- the glmM gene encoding phosphoglucosamine mutase, producing the protein MSDELTLFGTDGFRGEANVIVTAEMAAKIGTAVGGWLQQEGRPLRAIIGRDTRRSGPMIEAALTAGLAQMGVETISIGIAPTPAVSFLCPRYEAGVGIIVSASHNKATDNGIKLIGPDGCKLPTQTEQTIEQTVKDELRGLKLATSDKIGQWKDGSAWVESYADYLVGAAQQIAGAERPFEGMRLALDCANGAAYAIAPRVLRALGAALCETGIEPNGDNINENCGSTHLGGLIASVTGSGAHAGIAFDGDADRCLLIDERGNEVDGDRIMCWFALHKQRNGGFKPPVVVATIMSNGGMRERLAEADIQLVMTDVGDRHVVNKMREMGAIIGGEQSGHLIFAEHSVTGDGILTAIQALCLLKESGKPLSEVAHPFRPMPRKLEKYATDRTKVWHEDAEITEAYQQAEQALAPKGRVNIRESGTERGIVRVLVEAEEAQDATKWSDKIGRIIIDRIGA; encoded by the coding sequence ATGAGCGACGAACTGACGCTGTTCGGCACCGACGGATTCCGCGGCGAGGCAAACGTCATCGTTACTGCCGAGATGGCCGCGAAAATTGGCACGGCGGTCGGCGGTTGGCTTCAGCAGGAGGGGCGTCCGCTCCGAGCCATCATTGGTCGGGATACCCGTCGCAGCGGCCCTATGATAGAAGCGGCCCTGACAGCGGGACTCGCCCAAATGGGAGTCGAGACGATCTCCATTGGCATTGCGCCCACCCCGGCGGTCTCCTTTCTTTGCCCGCGTTACGAAGCGGGCGTCGGCATCATTGTTTCGGCATCGCACAACAAGGCTACCGACAACGGCATCAAATTGATCGGCCCCGATGGTTGCAAGTTACCGACCCAGACGGAGCAGACCATCGAGCAGACGGTCAAAGACGAGTTGCGCGGCCTGAAACTCGCGACGTCTGACAAGATAGGGCAGTGGAAGGACGGTTCGGCTTGGGTCGAGAGCTACGCCGATTACCTCGTCGGCGCAGCACAACAGATTGCCGGCGCCGAACGACCGTTCGAAGGCATGAGGCTTGCGTTGGACTGTGCGAACGGCGCGGCTTATGCGATCGCCCCTCGCGTTCTGCGCGCTTTGGGAGCCGCCTTGTGCGAGACCGGGATCGAGCCCAACGGCGACAACATCAATGAGAACTGCGGATCGACCCACTTGGGCGGTCTTATTGCGAGCGTTACGGGCTCCGGCGCCCACGCTGGAATCGCCTTCGACGGCGATGCCGACCGGTGTCTGCTGATCGACGAGCGAGGCAACGAAGTAGACGGCGATCGAATCATGTGCTGGTTCGCGCTGCACAAACAAAGGAACGGCGGTTTCAAGCCGCCGGTTGTGGTTGCGACGATTATGTCCAACGGCGGTATGAGAGAGCGATTGGCGGAGGCCGATATCCAACTCGTCATGACCGATGTCGGCGACCGGCACGTGGTCAACAAGATGCGCGAGATGGGGGCCATCATCGGCGGAGAACAGAGCGGCCACCTGATCTTTGCAGAGCATTCGGTTACCGGCGACGGCATCCTCACGGCGATCCAGGCGCTATGCCTGCTGAAAGAATCGGGCAAGCCGCTTTCTGAAGTCGCCCATCCGTTTCGCCCCATGCCTCGAAAACTGGAGAAGTACGCGACCGATCGAACCAAGGTTTGGCACGAGGACGCGGAGATCACAGAAGCGTACCAACAAGCCGAGCAAGCGCTCGCTCCAAAGGGTCGCGTCAACATTCGCGAATCGGGCACAGAGCGCGGCATTGTGCGCGTCTTGGTCGAAGCAGAAGAGGCCCAAGATGCGACCAAATGGAGCGACAAGATCGGACGCATCATCATCGACAGGATAGGTGCCTGA
- the grpE gene encoding nucleotide exchange factor GrpE — protein sequence MEETTSDIQETIETAESDALQNALAEAEEQRNLYLRTLADFQNYRRRQQDALDQIRWTMVEAFVHDLLPILDNFDRAVSAAVDAEDGNSILEGVRLTQKQIAELLERFDIKPIEAVGKPFDPNLHDAVSRVESVDHQDGEIVEEIQRGYTIQDRVLRPSRVLVAKKSEQPIENGGIDTAV from the coding sequence ATGGAAGAGACGACAAGCGATATTCAAGAAACCATAGAGACAGCCGAATCAGATGCGCTTCAAAACGCCCTTGCAGAGGCCGAAGAGCAGAGAAACCTCTACTTAAGAACGCTGGCCGACTTTCAAAACTACAGGCGCAGGCAGCAAGACGCCCTAGACCAGATCCGGTGGACCATGGTTGAGGCTTTTGTGCACGATCTCCTTCCCATTCTCGACAACTTCGATCGTGCTGTCTCGGCTGCTGTGGACGCCGAAGACGGAAACAGCATCCTAGAAGGCGTCAGGCTGACCCAAAAGCAGATAGCCGAGCTCCTCGAGCGCTTTGACATCAAACCGATCGAGGCTGTTGGCAAGCCGTTCGATCCGAATCTTCACGACGCGGTCTCGCGGGTCGAATCGGTCGATCATCAAGATGGCGAGATCGTAGAAGAGATTCAGAGGGGTTATACGATACAAGACCGCGTGCTGAGACCGAGCCGAGTGCTGGTTGCAAAGAAGTCAGAACAACCCATCGAGAACGGAGGCATCGACACCGCCGTATGA
- a CDS encoding aminopeptidase P family protein translates to MSVLYQQRAERLRMAMLQDGVDLYLAATQVNMGYFSGFREAPLERMMFLAIPLKGDPIWFMPSLSAESAQSNSAGYAVRYVWHDSEGYRKALGQFAHDLDLGSAVIAVDDETPSVFLLGLQEAIPGALFRSGWPTVAKVRSIKDANEIAHMRAAAALTDAAVADGLELCAPGHTEIAIGVALERALAQSGSRLAFAGPIVASGPNSSKPHYEKGHREVQPGDVVVIDFGGVVEGYCNDITRCVCVGRANDDVRRVYETVHRAYEAGLETAGPGVPAQEVDRAARKVIADAGYGEYFVHRTGHGIGLSVHEPPYIVETNAEPLQAGNCFTIEPGIYLPGQFGIRIENVCLVTESGCESLNAEPSADIREIG, encoded by the coding sequence GTGAGCGTGCTTTATCAGCAGAGAGCAGAAAGATTGCGCATGGCGATGCTTCAGGACGGCGTCGATCTCTATTTGGCCGCCACCCAGGTCAACATGGGCTATTTTAGCGGCTTTCGCGAGGCGCCGCTCGAGCGCATGATGTTTCTTGCAATCCCCCTTAAGGGCGATCCGATCTGGTTTATGCCGAGCCTGAGCGCCGAGAGCGCGCAATCGAACTCGGCAGGCTATGCTGTTCGCTATGTCTGGCACGATTCTGAAGGCTATCGAAAGGCGCTAGGGCAGTTTGCGCACGATTTAGACCTTGGCTCTGCCGTCATCGCCGTCGATGACGAGACGCCGTCTGTTTTTCTATTAGGGCTTCAAGAGGCGATTCCGGGCGCGCTTTTTCGCAGCGGTTGGCCGACCGTTGCCAAGGTTCGCTCAATCAAGGACGCGAACGAGATTGCACACATGCGCGCTGCAGCGGCTCTTACGGACGCCGCAGTGGCCGACGGCTTAGAACTTTGCGCTCCCGGCCACACGGAGATCGCGATAGGGGTGGCTTTGGAAAGGGCATTGGCGCAAAGCGGCTCCCGCTTGGCCTTTGCCGGTCCCATTGTCGCTTCCGGGCCGAACAGTTCAAAGCCCCATTACGAGAAAGGGCATCGAGAAGTGCAGCCGGGCGATGTGGTCGTGATCGATTTTGGCGGCGTCGTTGAGGGTTATTGCAACGACATCACGCGCTGCGTCTGCGTCGGCAGAGCAAACGATGATGTGAGAAGGGTCTACGAGACCGTCCATCGCGCTTATGAGGCTGGGCTGGAGACAGCGGGCCCGGGCGTGCCGGCTCAAGAAGTGGACCGCGCCGCTCGCAAGGTCATCGCCGATGCTGGATATGGAGAGTACTTTGTTCATCGCACGGGGCACGGAATTGGTCTATCCGTGCACGAGCCCCCCTATATCGTAGAGACCAATGCCGAGCCGCTTCAGGCCGGAAACTGCTTCACCATTGAGCCAGGCATCTATCTGCCCGGACAGTTCGGCATCCGGATCGAGAACGTTTGCCTGGTAACCGAGAGCGGCTGCGAATCGCTGAACGCCGAGCCCAGCGCAGACATTCGAGAAATCGGCTAA
- a CDS encoding PBP1A family penicillin-binding protein has product MAQRERALKGVAPRTGKRRRKKKALWKRILAAFALLVLSLVVVGVTFVAVVIHNTSKLLPSIEAIQSFQPSGSTKILSSDGTVMGELSDEKREPALLGDMPQNLINATIAKEDKRFWEHKGVDARGTARALWVNVTGGRLQQGGSTITQQLARNIFLSQERTLNRKVQEILLATEIERNRTKEQILELYLNQVYYGNRAYGVKSAARTYFNKDLKDLTLSECAMLAAMPQRPSGYDPYVYPEEAKRQRNIVLNLMAEQSLITTAQRDAAKAEPLRLAKNPKGSHGFRAPYAVMDILRDLEDEFSREFLYRDLRVQSTIDMAMQTAAENALSKGIAKHAGKGVTQGAVVLIDLKTGYIRALVGGRNFRESQYNAITQGRRPPGSSFKPLVYAVAFEHEKLSPSSRLVDAPVSYPGAAGKPWKPRNANGKFSGSVSVESAIIHSINIPAIKAMELVGARTVAEEARIKFGIESPLDPVLPLALGANAVKPIELAQAYSVFANKGVMVRPRLIVDVQDREGTAILATENRQRQAISEQSAEWMDDILRKVVTRGTATAASKIPEARGKTGTTNDYRDAWFVGYTPRYIAVVWVSSAQYNAKSKRWDYLPMKRVFGGVVCAAIWADLMNDVIAIDAKRKTTEKPDEKVVIESGEPPSPRVQEAPLDEPREEQPPSNDWQFYPPSTAPNAPSEPTLERTTRTRPAEPRETAAGPRAAMPDEPEPMINVRICADTGQRATEYCPESIARSMTADAAPRRSCSRHRPPH; this is encoded by the coding sequence ATGGCACAGAGAGAAAGAGCCCTGAAAGGCGTCGCGCCACGGACCGGCAAGCGCAGAAGGAAGAAGAAAGCCCTCTGGAAGCGCATCCTTGCCGCGTTCGCGCTCTTGGTTCTCTCTTTGGTGGTCGTCGGCGTTACCTTCGTCGCAGTTGTCATCCATAACACTTCGAAACTACTCCCCTCCATCGAGGCTATTCAGAGTTTTCAGCCCTCGGGCAGCACTAAGATCCTCTCGTCGGACGGCACCGTAATGGGCGAACTTTCGGACGAGAAGCGAGAGCCGGCGCTGTTGGGCGATATGCCGCAAAACCTGATCAACGCCACCATTGCCAAGGAAGACAAGCGGTTTTGGGAGCACAAGGGCGTCGATGCCCGAGGCACCGCCCGGGCGCTTTGGGTCAACGTTACGGGCGGTCGGCTCCAACAGGGCGGAAGCACCATCACGCAGCAGCTTGCGCGCAACATCTTCCTCTCGCAAGAGCGCACTTTGAACCGGAAAGTGCAAGAGATTCTGCTGGCGACCGAGATCGAACGCAACCGCACCAAAGAGCAGATTCTGGAACTTTATCTGAACCAAGTCTATTACGGAAATCGCGCCTATGGCGTCAAGTCGGCGGCCCGGACCTACTTCAACAAGGATTTGAAGGACTTAACCCTCAGCGAGTGCGCGATGTTGGCCGCCATGCCGCAGCGACCTTCGGGCTACGACCCCTATGTTTATCCCGAAGAAGCCAAGCGCCAGCGCAACATCGTGCTCAATCTTATGGCCGAACAGAGCCTAATAACGACCGCTCAGCGCGATGCCGCCAAGGCGGAACCGCTGCGCCTGGCCAAGAATCCCAAGGGTTCCCACGGCTTTCGAGCGCCCTATGCCGTGATGGACATCCTGCGCGATTTGGAAGACGAGTTCTCTCGCGAGTTTCTCTATCGCGACCTGCGCGTGCAGTCGACGATCGACATGGCCATGCAGACCGCTGCAGAGAACGCTCTTAGCAAGGGTATCGCCAAGCATGCCGGCAAAGGCGTTACGCAGGGCGCTGTCGTGCTGATCGATCTGAAAACGGGCTACATTCGAGCCTTGGTCGGAGGGCGCAATTTTCGCGAAAGCCAGTACAATGCGATCACCCAAGGACGCCGCCCGCCCGGGTCCTCGTTCAAACCGCTGGTCTACGCCGTGGCCTTCGAGCATGAGAAACTGAGTCCGAGCAGCCGCCTTGTCGATGCGCCCGTTTCCTACCCGGGCGCAGCAGGCAAGCCCTGGAAGCCCAGAAACGCTAATGGCAAGTTCTCAGGAAGCGTCTCGGTCGAATCGGCCATCATCCACTCAATCAACATTCCCGCCATCAAGGCGATGGAGCTCGTAGGCGCGCGCACCGTGGCCGAAGAGGCGCGAATCAAGTTTGGGATCGAGTCGCCGTTAGACCCTGTGTTGCCGCTGGCGTTGGGCGCGAACGCCGTGAAACCGATCGAACTGGCGCAAGCCTACTCCGTCTTTGCCAACAAAGGCGTCATGGTTCGACCCCGGCTGATTGTGGACGTACAAGACCGAGAAGGCACCGCGATCTTGGCTACTGAAAACCGCCAGCGACAAGCGATCTCCGAACAATCTGCAGAATGGATGGACGATATCCTTCGTAAGGTCGTAACCCGAGGCACAGCGACCGCCGCCAGCAAGATTCCAGAAGCCAGAGGCAAAACAGGCACCACCAACGACTATCGCGACGCTTGGTTCGTGGGCTATACGCCCCGCTATATTGCGGTGGTATGGGTTTCCAGCGCCCAGTACAACGCGAAGTCCAAGCGATGGGACTATCTGCCCATGAAGCGCGTCTTTGGCGGCGTTGTCTGCGCGGCCATTTGGGCCGATTTGATGAACGACGTTATCGCAATCGACGCGAAGCGCAAGACTACCGAGAAACCCGATGAGAAGGTCGTCATCGAATCGGGCGAACCGCCTTCTCCTCGAGTTCAAGAGGCGCCGTTAGACGAACCGCGAGAAGAGCAGCCCCCGAGCAACGACTGGCAGTTCTATCCGCCTTCGACCGCTCCCAATGCGCCCAGCGAGCCAACTTTGGAGCGCACAACTCGAACGCGGCCCGCCGAGCCCAGGGAAACGGCCGCCGGCCCAAGAGCCGCCATGCCCGACGAGCCGGAGCCGATGATCAACGTTCGCATCTGCGCCGATACCGGTCAGCGAGCGACCGAGTATTGCCCGGAATCGATCGCGCGATCGATGACCGCCGATGCTGCGCCTCGACGATCTTGCAGCCGCCACCGACCGCCCCATTAG
- a CDS encoding TlpA family protein disulfide reductase has translation MGAPKKSLVLLAVTLIAGLAIAVDKEPEEVIEAINKHRSSKLAEARTAQKPVDFNALNREIREMALEGVKGVDPSKIAPEKGYAWAQLYEMAEMPKEVCDAAKVYLTTNPAPAAKFDAQIKMATACNTLKEIDAVIELIAKMSPSNTNQARTLASQTAYVFSESIAGAVGAEKAIAALHSVKKNVMAAEFSAQPADVAAKQNIAQMFAEKEADLLITLKRKSDAIKVLEEGITAVTAIGEDKGGLTRRLASKKTQINMVGTSAPALTSERGYGEFPGLEGLKGKVVLIDFFAHWCGPCKAAFPSMVEMYKDLKSKGLEIVGFTTYYGYYGTERNISKDDEFAKMKDFMAEHKMTWPVVYGERSNFENYGVTGIPHVALLDKDGNVSHIKIGYSEAGMKELRKKIEQLLAD, from the coding sequence ATGGGCGCGCCCAAAAAGTCGTTAGTACTTCTCGCTGTAACGCTGATCGCTGGTTTGGCGATTGCCGTCGATAAAGAGCCGGAAGAGGTCATTGAGGCGATCAACAAGCATCGCAGCTCAAAATTGGCCGAAGCTCGCACGGCACAAAAACCTGTCGATTTTAACGCTCTCAATCGCGAAATTCGCGAAATGGCGCTGGAAGGCGTCAAAGGCGTCGACCCGAGCAAGATCGCCCCTGAAAAAGGATATGCATGGGCTCAACTTTACGAGATGGCCGAAATGCCCAAGGAAGTGTGCGATGCGGCCAAGGTCTATCTGACCACCAACCCGGCGCCTGCGGCCAAGTTTGACGCGCAAATCAAGATGGCGACGGCGTGCAACACGCTGAAGGAAATCGATGCGGTGATCGAGCTGATCGCCAAGATGTCTCCGTCCAATACCAACCAGGCTCGAACGCTGGCTTCGCAGACGGCCTATGTGTTCTCTGAGTCGATTGCCGGAGCGGTTGGCGCAGAGAAGGCGATTGCGGCGCTGCACTCGGTCAAGAAGAATGTGATGGCTGCTGAGTTTTCGGCTCAGCCCGCAGACGTAGCGGCCAAGCAGAACATCGCACAGATGTTCGCCGAAAAAGAGGCCGACCTTCTGATTACCTTGAAGCGAAAGTCCGATGCGATCAAGGTTCTTGAAGAGGGTATTACCGCCGTTACCGCCATTGGCGAGGACAAGGGCGGTCTGACCCGACGCCTGGCTTCCAAGAAGACCCAGATCAACATGGTCGGCACGAGCGCGCCCGCATTGACCAGCGAGCGCGGCTATGGCGAGTTTCCGGGCCTTGAGGGTCTGAAAGGCAAGGTCGTGCTGATCGACTTCTTTGCCCACTGGTGCGGGCCGTGCAAGGCCGCTTTCCCTTCGATGGTCGAGATGTACAAAGACCTGAAGTCGAAAGGGCTTGAGATTGTCGGCTTTACGACCTACTACGGCTACTATGGCACGGAGCGCAACATCAGCAAGGACGACGAGTTCGCCAAGATGAAGGACTTTATGGCCGAGCACAAGATGACTTGGCCCGTAGTCTATGGCGAACGGTCGAACTTTGAGAACTATGGCGTTACCGGCATTCCGCACGTCGCTCTCCTAGACAAGGATGGCAACGTGAGCCACATCAAGATCGGCTATAGCGAGGCTGGCATGAAGGAGCTTCGCAAGAAGATCGAGCAGCTGTTGGCCGACTAA